A section of the Thermodesulfobacteriota bacterium genome encodes:
- a CDS encoding DegQ family serine endoprotease, which produces MPTRRRCAVILQLVVCLAVAQGLTARPSAARGAPDSFADLAERLGPTVVNIYTTQTVRVPNTPYHFFFRDDQEMPELFRRFFGVPPQGHGGQPDRELKRNSLGSGVIVSEDGYILTNNHVVEDADEIHVKLSTQDDLEAEVVGRDPQTDVAVIRVKAGRSLPVAPLGDSDKLRVGEWVLAVGNPFGFEQTVTAGIVSAKGRTLGNERYEDFIQTDASINPGNSGGPLFDMEGRVVGINTAIFSRSGGNIGIGFAIPINMASHVMKQIKEHGRVVRGWLGVMIQQVTPELAKSLNLERPVGALISEVSPGSPAAEAGLKAGDVIVEFMDKPVDLMTSLPAMVAQTAIGARAKLVVLRDGERKAMTVTIGELKEERMAGGEAKAGDLGLAVQELTPELARSLGLPRGQEGLVVAGVEPGSPAAEAGIERGDLVVEVNRRPVADLASYKRLLSEARNREVILVLVIREGHSRFLVVPNPK; this is translated from the coding sequence ATGCCTACCCGCCGTCGCTGTGCCGTGATCCTCCAGCTTGTCGTCTGCCTGGCTGTGGCCCAGGGCCTGACCGCCCGGCCCAGCGCCGCCCGGGGTGCCCCGGACTCCTTTGCCGATCTGGCCGAGCGCCTGGGCCCCACCGTGGTCAACATCTACACCACCCAGACGGTGCGGGTGCCCAATACCCCGTATCACTTCTTCTTCCGGGACGACCAGGAGATGCCCGAGCTGTTCCGCCGCTTCTTCGGGGTGCCGCCCCAGGGCCACGGCGGGCAGCCGGATCGGGAGCTGAAGCGCAACAGCCTGGGCTCGGGGGTGATCGTCAGCGAGGATGGCTACATCCTCACCAACAACCACGTGGTGGAGGATGCCGACGAGATCCATGTCAAGCTCAGCACCCAGGATGACCTGGAGGCCGAGGTGGTGGGCCGGGATCCCCAGACCGACGTGGCGGTGATCCGGGTCAAGGCGGGCCGCAGCCTGCCCGTGGCCCCGCTGGGGGATTCGGACAAGCTCCGGGTCGGCGAGTGGGTCCTGGCGGTTGGCAACCCCTTCGGCTTCGAGCAGACGGTGACCGCCGGCATCGTCAGCGCCAAAGGCCGCACCCTGGGCAACGAGCGCTACGAGGACTTCATCCAGACCGATGCCTCCATCAACCCCGGCAACTCCGGCGGGCCGCTCTTCGACATGGAGGGCCGGGTGGTGGGCATCAACACCGCCATCTTCAGCCGCTCCGGCGGCAACATCGGCATCGGCTTCGCCATCCCCATCAACATGGCCTCCCATGTCATGAAGCAGATCAAGGAGCACGGCCGGGTGGTGCGCGGCTGGCTGGGGGTGATGATCCAGCAGGTGACCCCGGAGCTGGCCAAGAGCCTCAACCTGGAGCGGCCGGTCGGGGCCCTGATCTCCGAGGTGTCCCCGGGCAGCCCCGCCGCGGAGGCCGGACTCAAGGCCGGCGACGTCATCGTCGAGTTCATGGACAAGCCGGTGGACCTCATGACCTCCCTGCCGGCCATGGTGGCCCAGACCGCCATCGGCGCCAGGGCGAAGCTGGTGGTGCTGCGGGACGGTGAGCGCAAGGCCATGACGGTCACCATCGGCGAGCTCAAGGAGGAACGGATGGCCGGCGGCGAGGCCAAAGCCGGGGACCTGGGCCTGGCGGTCCAGGAGCTGACCCCCGAGCTGGCCCGCTCCCTGGGGCTGCCCCGGGGCCAGGAGGGCTTGGTGGTGGCTGGTGTCGAGCCGGGGAGCCCGGCGGCCGAGGCCGGGATCGAGCGGGGGGATCTGGTGGTTGAGGTCAACCGCCGGCCGGTCGCCGACCTGGCCAGCTACAAGAGGCTGCTGTCCGAGGCCCGCAACCGGGAGGTCATCCTGGTGCTCGTCATCCGAGAGGGCCACAGCCGCTTTTTGGTGGTGCCGAATCCGAAGTAG
- a CDS encoding nucleoside recognition domain-containing protein, with amino-acid sequence MARPALLNGIWLWMVILAVLAAAWTGRMEATMQASFESAKAAASLALNLVGIMALWLGLMKVAEAGGLMNAVARGLRPLMVRLFPQVPAQHPAMAAMVMNLAANVLGLGNAATPLGIRAMQELDRLNPAKGTATDAMCLFLALNTSSVTLLPLGAIGVRAAAGSRDPAAILVPTLLATAASTLAAVLAAKMLARLASGRPGVTAAAEGAAGPPEAAAGETPAVAAGPVLLPPAGWRRLTAWLAVAGLAAAAGYRLATASEPAAFGQELLSFWLVPLIMASLLLYGYLKGVAVYETACQGAREGFEVAVRIIPFLVVILVGIGMFRASGAFDLLVAALGPLLAPIGMPVEALPMALMRPLSGSGAFAIMSEVVAQDPDSFASLVVGTINGCSETTFYVLAVYFGAVGVSRPRYTVAAALAADLVGVAAALAACHVLA; translated from the coding sequence ATGGCCCGCCCTGCGCTCCTCAATGGCATCTGGTTGTGGATGGTGATCCTGGCCGTGCTGGCCGCTGCCTGGACCGGCCGCATGGAGGCCACCATGCAGGCCTCCTTCGAGTCGGCCAAAGCGGCCGCCAGCCTGGCCCTCAACCTGGTGGGCATCATGGCCCTGTGGCTGGGCCTTATGAAGGTGGCCGAGGCGGGCGGCCTGATGAATGCTGTTGCCCGGGGCCTGCGGCCCCTCATGGTCCGGCTCTTTCCGCAGGTGCCGGCCCAGCACCCGGCCATGGCCGCCATGGTCATGAACCTGGCCGCCAATGTCCTCGGCCTGGGCAACGCCGCTACCCCTCTGGGGATCCGGGCCATGCAGGAGCTGGATCGCCTCAACCCGGCAAAGGGCACCGCCACCGATGCCATGTGCCTGTTTCTGGCCCTGAACACCTCAAGCGTCACCCTCCTGCCCCTGGGGGCGATCGGGGTACGGGCCGCGGCCGGCAGCCGGGATCCTGCCGCCATCCTGGTGCCCACCCTCCTGGCCACGGCTGCCTCCACCCTGGCGGCGGTGCTGGCCGCCAAGATGCTGGCTCGCCTGGCCAGTGGCCGGCCGGGAGTGACGGCCGCTGCGGAGGGCGCCGCCGGTCCTCCGGAGGCCGCGGCCGGCGAGACCCCGGCGGTGGCTGCCGGCCCGGTGCTCCTGCCGCCCGCTGGCTGGCGCCGGCTCACCGCCTGGCTGGCCGTGGCCGGTCTGGCCGCCGCAGCCGGCTACCGGCTGGCCACCGCGAGCGAGCCGGCTGCCTTCGGCCAGGAGCTCCTCTCGTTCTGGCTGGTGCCCCTCATCATGGCCAGCCTCCTCCTCTATGGCTACCTCAAGGGGGTGGCGGTCTACGAAACCGCCTGCCAGGGCGCCCGGGAGGGGTTCGAGGTGGCGGTGCGCATCATCCCCTTCCTGGTGGTGATCCTGGTGGGGATCGGCATGTTCCGGGCCTCCGGGGCCTTCGATCTGCTGGTGGCCGCCCTGGGGCCGCTCCTGGCCCCCATCGGCATGCCGGTGGAGGCCCTGCCCATGGCCCTCATGCGGCCCCTGTCCGGCTCCGGCGCCTTCGCCATCATGAGCGAGGTGGTGGCCCAGGATCCGGACTCCTTCGCCAGCCTGGTGGTGGGCACCATCAACGGCTGCAGCGAGACCACCTTCTATGTCCTGGCGGTCTACTTCGGGGCGGTGGGCGTCAGCCGCCCCCGCTACACGGTGGCGGCCGCCCTGGCCGCGGATCTGGTGGGGGTGGCGGCGGCGCTCGCCGCCTGCCATGTTTTGGCGTGA
- a CDS encoding cyclic nucleotide-binding domain-containing protein, with translation MREVALSRENLHIIEMLRRIERFSGFSDRDLRSLVEVARLREYAPGETVIREGEFDCWVYFLLTGALEIVKGEQPVGRLQRLGDLFGEMGIIDGSPRSATIRAVKNSLILGVDGSVVDRQVKKRDLAFCYTIYRLFAEVLAARLRATTEENIRLTNLLQHRSDEAA, from the coding sequence ATGCGCGAGGTCGCTCTCTCCCGGGAGAATCTGCACATTATCGAGATGCTGCGGCGGATCGAGCGGTTCAGCGGCTTCTCGGACCGGGACCTGCGCTCGCTGGTGGAGGTGGCCCGGCTCCGGGAGTATGCTCCAGGCGAGACCGTGATCCGGGAGGGCGAGTTCGACTGCTGGGTCTATTTTCTGCTCACCGGTGCCCTGGAGATCGTCAAGGGCGAGCAGCCGGTGGGACGGCTCCAGCGCCTGGGCGATCTCTTTGGCGAGATGGGCATCATCGACGGCTCGCCCCGCTCGGCCACCATCCGGGCCGTCAAGAACAGCCTGATCCTGGGGGTGGACGGCTCGGTGGTGGACCGCCAGGTGAAGAAGAGGGACCTCGCCTTCTGCTACACCATCTACCGGCTGTTCGCCGAGGTGCTGGCCGCCCGCCTGCGGGCGACCACCGAGGAGAATATCCGATTGACCAACCTGTTGCAGCA